A region from the Sphingomonas sp. S2-65 genome encodes:
- a CDS encoding MarR family transcriptional regulator produces MEQIDTGVSSAALAQRLLQLHAMLPELTSRILETQQTCDEAVRALSQGGLEQMMVAETSLGHRASVSTIIRGRQLRAKFIPENWFSDPAWDILLHLYEAHLDGVEHTVGDLGSFARTTPATTNRWLDVLFARQWIQRRRCERDQRRIFVSLTPAGAETMNAYFNQLRQPTAQ; encoded by the coding sequence ATGGAACAGATCGATACGGGCGTGAGCTCGGCTGCCCTGGCGCAACGGCTCCTGCAATTGCACGCCATGCTCCCCGAATTGACATCGCGCATACTCGAAACGCAGCAGACCTGCGACGAGGCGGTTCGCGCGCTGTCTCAGGGTGGCCTGGAGCAGATGATGGTTGCCGAAACGTCGTTGGGGCATCGCGCCAGCGTGTCGACGATCATCCGTGGGCGCCAGCTGCGCGCGAAGTTTATCCCGGAAAACTGGTTCTCCGATCCGGCCTGGGACATTTTGCTGCACCTGTACGAAGCGCATCTCGATGGCGTCGAGCACACGGTGGGCGACCTTGGCAGCTTTGCACGAACCACGCCTGCCACGACAAACCGTTGGCTGGACGTGCTGTTCGCGCGCCAGTGGATCCAGCGTCGCCGCTGCGAGCGCGATCAGCGCCGCATCTTCGTTTCGCTCACGCCGGCCGGCGCCGAGACGATGAACGCGTACTTCAACCAGTTGCGCCAGCCCACCGCCCAGTAA